The genomic window GATCTGCGCCTTTACCAAATAGATCAGCACTGGAGATGGCTGTTGATCCCTGCAAAAAAGAACAAGATAGCTATTCATAATACAAACCACATTTCAAAGTAAATTTACACTTGTTACAGCTCTCACAGCCACTGAACTGATAATTGGATTACCAACTACTTCCAGTCATGCCTATATATTTTAGTTGAAGATGATTAAACAAAGCATATTACAAGAATTAGTGTTTTCTTTTGCTACCTGACCATAAATAAGTGATGCTAGTACGGTTATATActaaaatcgaaaactaaaaattatcaTCACGGTCCTTCTAAGAATCTACTTTGTTTACAGCCGACTGTCAAACCATAAAACTAAGGGAAAGGATAACATGCAATGGTACTAAAATTTGTGATAGAATAATTAAGTCTTTTGAGCACTTAAAAAAGATATCTTTCGAGAAAGGAATAGCCGCTGCACATACTGAGAATTTCTGCAAAGTGACTTGAGCGTCATTGTCTGCTGCTCTGGTCTGATCACCAAAAAATTGGGCTGATGAAATAGATTTCGCATTCAAGAACTTTCTTCTAGCTTCATCTGTTTCCTGAACCTGGGATTAAAAAGAAGCAATAAGAAAAACAGCAAAAAAGCAGAAAcagtttaaaaaagaaataataactaAGATTGACCACTTCCAGGggaaattataaaagtaaaacataatcACACAACTTCCTACCCATCAAATTCTCCAACCATAGTATTACATGGACATGTGCAATATAGGAGCATTTTCCTTTCAAATTCatgttttttaatttgattttcaaagaaaattttaACTTCACTTTAGCTAAAACCATAACCGGAATAATATACTCATTATGAAAGTGGTAAACGTCTCTAGCAGTACAAGTTTGTGATATGAAGATTCAAACAGAAGAGCCATATGTTCTAAAACCAAAAGGAGGTCTTCCATTAAACCATCAGCCACTTGTACAAAATATTAAGCTTTTGGTCATCGAGGAGATATATTACTTACTTGCACTTTTGGGGAATTTGAGACTGAATTCTTCTGAAACCCCCTGTCCATTCCAAAATCAGCAATGAAGCTTGATGATTTTGGAGGAGCAATGTGGCTAACCACTTGTGGGCCACCAGAATTAAATTCAGAAGATTGACCATTTTCTACATACTCAAAACGCGATGGAAAAGATGAGGCAACGGGTGCAGTGTTTTTAGTTGAGGAAGTAACAGGGGCAACTGGCTCTTCAGGCTTCTGGTCATAGAGGTTTTCACTTGGCTGAAATTAAAATGGACTATGTTATAAAGAGAAAAGGACCTTAAAGTAACTCCAAAATAAGTAATTGTTCTAATCAAGATATCCCTATGATCACTCTGCTGTAACTGCATAGCTCACAATAGTCTATGCGAATACCTTTGAAGTAAGCTTCCGGGCACCAAGCCCCCCAGTTTTCCCAGTCTTCTTTGCACCAAGAGGCTTCTTGACAGTGCTTGTCACAACCGTATGAGAAGCCTTTTGTGTAGCAGAAACTTCCGGTTTTCCTAACCCTCCTAAAGAACTTTCTTTAGGAGCTTCATCAATCTTGCTATCAAAAAACCCGTTGGATGCTTTCGATGACTGAGTAGCAACAGGGAACAATGGCATACCCACCTCTTCTTCCATGCTTTTAGTGACTTCTTTTGCTAGTAGTTGCCTATATAATTCGGCAGCTCTTGAAGTATATTTGGCCTCAATTTTGCCACCATCAGTCCATCCATGCTGCTTAAAGAAAACTTGTGCACGGTTGTTTCCTCCATAGATCATCATTTTCAACTGTTCAGGAGACCATGAATCCAAATTTGTAGACCTGCAAAAATATAAGTACTTTTAAGAACGAGGACAGAAACACAGGGGCTCAAAAATATACACAATAGCTGGGACATTGAATGATGGTATTAACACCATAAGATTCTCAAAGTCACAAGTCTTCACTAATGAACATGTTTCACAGTAGACAAAATATCTGAAAGCTCTTGCTGTTTTGGCTAGTAAGTAGGACACTCTAGGAAAGGTGCTTTTTCAGCCAGTAGGGAGGAAATTCTTGAGAAGGTTAAGTGATTATGTAACCCCCAATTTTGGCTAAACATGAGCATCAACAACCTTAATACCCAGAAAATAGCGTGACAGGAAGTAATTTTCATTCTACATTGTTTACCCAAAAAAACTTGCAGACATGTTAAGTATGATAGCCTATTAATCTCTACAAAAAGGGTTTCGACTATCAAACCACTAAAAGAAATTCAATCCTCTTTTAGTTTTTGGAAATATATCAAAGAACAAATATTAACATAGTAGCAGCGTATCTCATATGCATGATAAATCAGACAATGAATTTATCACATTCattacaaaaacacaaaagaagaTATTTCATATTACGATTCAGGTCCAATGCAAGCCACCTATAGAAATATGAACGGAATTTTCACACAGACACAAAATACAAAATGCGGGGAGACATCTTTGAAAACAAAATATAGACCACTCAGAAACAATATAGAACAAATCATAATTCAGCTGTGGCGGTTGTAAAAAGGAATATAACTATAAAAGGAACCAAATTTTCTCACAAGCATTCATTTGGAAATTCCATTTCCTGGAGAACCCCTCCAGGAACCAATAGAACATAATCTGCTTAATCAAACCTTCcctatattaaatttataaatgtcAACACCAGATAGTTCAGTTTCCTTACGAAAAGATTAATCAGAAGGGAAAACAAAGCCTTTTTCTTCCCTCGtctaatttaagaaaatatagaCAACTTCTTCACGCGTGATTGGAAATTTGgatcacaaaattaaaacacatcaattaattcaaaaaacataaataaataaaaaaacggAAGTCGTATTTATATAATCATATATATGCTAGTACCTGACAAAGCTGACATGGACACCGAGACTCCGATGAACGGCAGAACAATCGATGCAAAGAAAGATCCCATACGTCACCGACGCCCACGTCGGGTTCTTTGCATTACAATCGAAACACatctacaaaatttaaaaaacaataagaaaaacCAGAGATCGAGTAACGGAATTTTCTAGAGCTTAATCAGAtctaaaaagagagagagagagagagaaagaaaaacaaaaacaaaccttGTTATCGGATTTTGTTTTCAGCTTTCTGAAAACAGCGTTCTTGTCGCTCAAGTTATCAGAGGACTCCATTGGTGTGTTTAGTTTCAATTATCTTATTTAGAATTTCAGAAAGAAATATTGGGGAGTTTTGGATTGAAGAAGAGAAGATCTGTAGGGAAGAGAAGGATATGTAACACCTCTCCTCGCCTCTCTTCTCTTCTGCACAGGCAGGCTTTCGAATTTGGCGACAACAATGTATTAGcaaacaatatttatttatttacagaatGACGAATGTAGCCCTTTTGGTACTTACAGAATGAAGAGATGGTGGCGGGAAAAGAGGTGGAGGAGCTTCCACTTATTTCCTGCGTGGAGGTGGCCAAGTGGCGGTTTTATTACCAACCCCCCTAATTCGATGTTTATACCTCAACTAACTAACTACATATTTCGTCCACCTCATCTTTTTTGTTATTCTTAGGACTTtcctggttttttttttttcctccatTTCATTTTTTAAGCTATTAATCAACCACTCTTTTTTTCCTATTAAGATTTTTAAGcatatttaattagattatagcatatttatgtaaaatatttatataaaataatggaTATATGGCTTATGAGAACCATGTATATGTATCTatgtatttttctaattttaaaaaatacataaatttaattttaaaaatatatttgctATCTTTAAAATAATCGAGGCTGACTCCTTAGCCCATATTTGGTTTGTTGGGGCTTGAATTTAAAACATAGTTGTAACCCCATATTTTGGATTGGGGTTCATTCAAACATTAAAGCCCGTATTAGTTAAATTCTTTTCCCGTATGGTAAAATATACTGCTAGTCAATCACTCAATTACAAAATCTTTTTtagttattcattttttaaaattagcatCACAATAAGTTTACACAATGTGTCTTTAGtcttaatttctataattttagcactcaatgtttacacattacttaattttatcctttttttacatgaaaatataattcaatatGCTATGtgtaatttagaaataaaaatgaaaatattttttaaaaatttgtttattattaaaCTAGACATTCCTCAAATATATTGTTTTCCTTATACTTCAAATGACAAATAAGCCAGTCTCTCTCAATGATAACTAATTCCTTTTTTTGTTAGCTTGAGCTAATCACCATTGATGAagcaaattaaagtttaattttttttaagatgttAAACTTGCATTTGGGTTAAATTAACGAagcaagttttattttattttattttatttttaagcaaTTGAATTGGCTATTGTTGAGGGAGATCGATCCCTTTAGAGAAGTCTTCAAGTGTCATCTGTTAGGCAGTCGATACAACCCTCAACAATCGTAGGTGTTGTCTCGGGACCTAGGTTTTGTCCCTCGACTTCGCGAAGAGCCTCGACAGTTCACGGAGTGGGAGCAGCTCGATTGATAGAGAGAGTACGTACCTGAAGGACATGTAGATAATTAATCGGTGAAGTCACACGCGACATGGATCGAACCACCAACCGATTAATTATCCAATTTGCATGCGACTTCACCAATTAATTATCTACGTGTCCTTCAGGTACGTACTCTCTCCACCAACCGAGGTGCTCCCACTCCGTGAACTCTCGGGCTCTCTATAGAGTTATGAGACAAAATTCGAGTCCTAGTACAATACCCACGATTGTTGGGGGTTGTATCGACCACCCGACGAATGACACTTCGGAGACTTCTCCCAAAGGGATCGATCCCCCTCAacaactatttttcaaaatttgggtCGTTTCATTTCTTCTTGTTCATTTTCTAATTTGGGCCAACATATAAATGTTGAAGGTAAAAATTGTTATTATGCCAAATTTAAAAGCTACCACgtcaactttttttatttatttatttgatgactagtgaccaaaaaagaaaagatcaaataattgagtgaccattttagaattttatatagTTGATAACCAAAAAAGAAACTTCCTAAAAATTGAGTAATTACCAATTTAGTTTATacttaaaattatgattttatatttgatattttggCAACCTATAATTCATGCCTATAAAATATcaccatttaaaaaatataataattacatCTAATTTTAATTCTAAGTTATTAACGATGTATTTTGATATGATTCATTGACAATGTGTGAAGTTATACTTTTCAGCACATTAAACACATACcttataattatatgttttaaaacTAACCTTTGTTGAATAAAGTAGTAAACATAGTTAGGTTGAAGCCTTATAAGCATGGGCTAATTTTATGAAAGGTTTGAACATTGACTTTTAGGGTACGACTAAAAAGTTTAACCATGGGTTTGTTTATATGGTTAGTAATTTAACACTATTTATATTTACTATtctttaagtatttaattgaattagTATTATCTAATGCTCGAATTTTAACTCaaatgaaaatttatcaaatgcggaatttttatctttatacattttatataaaatctaaaacaCCGTTACTTTTTGATGATTTAAGTTTACCATTACCAGTAATAATTTTTGTTCACGATGTTTATAATCTAACCTATTTAATTCACCTAAAAGAAGATTAGTCACTTAAATCCTCTGGAATTGGTTGTTCAATTTACTAAACGCCACAAATAGCCCAACAGTAAAGGTTGGGCCTGTAAATTAAACATTGTTAATTACTTACTAATTAAACACAAAATCTTGCTTTCTCAACCCTTTGATCTGCTTAAAACTTTCATCAACCATTTCCTTTTAATGCTCAACATATGAACACAAGCAAAAAGAAAGGCAATagaattattatgattttttttaactaaaaaagttcCCTACTGGCAAACGATTGCTACGGAAGTTCAAACCGTGTttataatttggttaaaattgaattaaccgACTAAACTAATCTAATTAGGTTAATCGATCGGTAGTCGAATTTAGCTTGATCGAAGGTcggttaatgattttttgaaatttcgaTTATCAATTAATTCGATTCAAAAACgggtaattaaccgaattaactgaaataaataatatattatatataatatatttttatattagcaATTTTTCttaaactattatttttatattaatcgaaataaataatatattatatataatatattttttgaactattaaaaaaagaaaatgaacatcagcaatttatttttatatgttttatacatattttaaccaaaagacaaaaatatataaatttcagttaattcggtcggttaactggtcgaattaaccgaaatatttcaatttgattaatgtaattgaaaaaaaaatcagtttagtTAACGGTTAaaactttttatatttcaaataattcgattaataataatttaattcgaTTAATAATCAAACCGATCGTTTAAACAATCCTAATATGGAGTTACCTTAAAACCTAAAATTTTCTCGAGAAAAGGGGAAGCCAAATTAAAGGTATgaagatatttttttaattaaaaaatatgtttggtaaatataaatgaaaatttatttttaattacaaaattataaaaatatttgatacggcatttttttataataaaagcatgaaataaaaagttctACATTTATTCAACTATGGTAAAAGACTTTGAtcttaaaaattattgaaaaaaaatattttgcatTAATATGAATTTAAAGCCTACGAATATATtagtaaaattcaaattttaaaatgttatttttagttctatgaaattaaattttttaacgtTATTTTTTTTCTACAAAAATAAAACGAAAGGCCTATAACGTAGCAGGCCTGCGAGGCGACACGTTTTTCAAATGCAAGAAAATTATATTCAATAACGACATGATAGAGGGACCCACGTGTCCAATCTGTCAATGTGAGTGTGGTTGAAAGGTACAGGTAAAAGAAGCCAATGTTTGGTGATTTTCGATTGATGATTAAGGGAAAAGACGCTGACCCTTCAATAAATTGGTCCTAtgaatatttgtaattaattaattaagggaaaaattttctctaaaataataaaagtttaatttaatcttttaaaaattataaagatataggtattaaaatgatgaaattgtattttcACCCTAGggcaaatataaaatttaattttgatctcCTAAACAAATTTTCTGATTTCATCCCTATTTTGACAAATGTTTTTTTCCTATTATATTGGAATTTGGCAACAAACTATGCATTGACACCTTAGGCCACCTTTAAAACTCCTCAAATATCATCGTAGATattgtaatttttcattttggttcaCTTCTTGAAACAGTAACATAGCTTGTGATTGGGTAGCTAAACATTTTTATATAACATTTGTTCATCGAAACCCCTAACGAAATTACAAGCTCTCTTGTAATTTGCTCTTTCTTAATGAATGATAGCATGTtgagaaaaaagggaaaaattttcATAAGATCATACGTAGGTTTGCGCTTGGTCTTCATGCAATGAACTGGTACTACTTTATAAAGCTAATGCCCGCTTAAGTTATCACATTTTCCTATTATGGTTGGCGCGAGTTAGGTTATAAACTTTACCATATTGTCAATGGTTGAAAGCATACAGCATCGCTATTTATAGTAAATAGTAAACCCTAATCATCATTTTGTGATAATTAGATGGAGTCAGTTTGAAAATACAAGCCTTAGAACACTTTTTCTTATAATCATCTCTTTCGAGCACCTTTTTCATGatgtaacttttcttttatttctcatattttgacatgaaatagtttccccaaaattttaattattactcAATTTGAGGCAAATACGTAACGAATTTCATTGAGATGGCCTTTTTTCACGTTATATTTAACTATTCAACACCTCATAcatcaatcaaaataaattattaagtatatttttatatttgcacCAAAAAAGGACTTCATGTGATAATAGAATAATTCACATTGCAAATATGGCAATTCAAACTTTCAACAAGGAAagagataaaaaagaaaaaggtggtGGTGTTGAGGAAAATCGCTTTACTTAAATAAGCGGAGAGTCGGAGAAAGAAAGCAAGGCAAAAAAGTTTAGAGGGCCAAGTATTGAGAGTGCTTAAGGTTGCTAAAAGACTCGAGGTTGAATCTCTCCTTTATCACGGTACAAGTTATTTATCGGGAAAGAGGTCTTGTGCTCGGTGAGACCATGTCATCAATAAATTCGGGACATGATAATCATGTAATCGACCAAGTGACAATGCTATTGTGCGTGGGTTGTCCTCATGCATGGTATTGCTTTGGCATTTCCTTGATCAAGGTAACACCTAGTGATTCCTTGGTGGTCCCCTCTTTGGAGGTGAGTGTGCACCCTCAGGTGTCTTCTCATGGTATCATGTGTCATGTCGGGTGAGGTATAACACATATAAATTACATGGTCTAATTTTATCTGTAATCCTTGTAccctttcaacttttaaaatttagttt from Gossypium hirsutum isolate 1008001.06 chromosome D12, Gossypium_hirsutum_v2.1, whole genome shotgun sequence includes these protein-coding regions:
- the LOC107946832 gene encoding probable ADP-ribosylation factor GTPase-activating protein AGD9; translation: MESSDNLSDKNAVFRKLKTKSDNKMCFDCNAKNPTWASVTYGIFLCIDCSAVHRSLGVHVSFVRSTNLDSWSPEQLKMMIYGGNNRAQVFFKQHGWTDGGKIEAKYTSRAAELYRQLLAKEVTKSMEEEVGMPLFPVATQSSKASNGFFDSKIDEAPKESSLGGLGKPEVSATQKASHTVVTSTVKKPLGAKKTGKTGGLGARKLTSKPSENLYDQKPEEPVAPVTSSTKNTAPVASSFPSRFEYVENGQSSEFNSGGPQVVSHIAPPKSSSFIADFGMDRGFQKNSVSNSPKVQVQETDEARRKFLNAKSISSAQFFGDQTRAADNDAQVTLQKFSGSTAISSADLFGKGADHDLTASDLISRFSFQAQHDMSNLKNIAGETGKKLSSFASTFMSDLQDRML